One Glycine max cultivar Williams 82 chromosome 3, Glycine_max_v4.0, whole genome shotgun sequence DNA window includes the following coding sequences:
- the LOC100799892 gene encoding uncharacterized protein, with amino-acid sequence MIILAGRMTRDTIGGSLQEGLQDAASVGNTNGFKINVNSVLQISSSQRGLLSDESHHIRKQKMLTSIANIFKLQRLTLTPHANSASPSAKLRKKTEERYEFSHFVPSSIRENLRKPFNCFFAKKIDWPSLRRSCKQWIKNPLNMAILLWITCVAVSGAILFLVMTGMLNKILNKQSQRNSWFEVNNQFLNALFTLMCLYQHPKRFHHLVLLCRWKPKDIIILRKLYCKNGTCKPHEWFHMMVVVVLLHVNCFAQYALCGLNWGFNRSERPVVGVGICISIAIAAPALAGVYCIASPLGKEYETEEAAQNHIPTSNTFASRNDHSLVEYTPQWRGGLFDLWDNLSVACLTLFCSFCVFGRNMERQNFGNKYVHIATFLLFCVAPFWIFNMATINIDDEPVRLVLGLLGIFLCVFGLLYGGYWRIQMRERFNLPPNKLCCGKPAVTDCIQWLFCCWCSLAQEVRTAESYDIVEDKFFCKKQTQSCVQLALNSLPPEDKAPQVTSMSTSSFWSSHSFNKIWSEESKDHSSLSEIEFSRERKQNVMEVPIPLTIQIDDNDIK; translated from the coding sequence ATGATCATATTGGCTGGTAGAATGACTCGAGATACTATTGGAGGAAGCTTGCAAGAGGGTCTGCAAGATGCAGCCTCAGTTGGAAATACAAATGGTTTCAAGATTAATGTAAATAGTGTTCTTCAAATTTCATCATCTCAAAGGGGACTTCTGAGCGATGAAAGCCATCAtataaggaaacaaaaaatgttGACATCTATTGCCAATATCTTTAAACTACAGAGACTCACACTCACACCCCATGCTAATTCAGCTTCTCCATCTGCTAAACTTAGGAAGAAGACTGAGGAAAGATATGAATTCTCACATTTTGTGCCTTCATCCATCAGGGAAAACTTGAGAAAaccttttaattgtttttttgccAAGAAGATTGATTGGCCATCTCTAAGGAGAAGCTGCAAACAATGGATTAAGAATCCTTTGAACATGGCCATTCTTCTATGGATAACTTGTGTTGCTGTTTCAGGAGCAATTCTCTTTCTTGTCATGACAGGAATGTTAAACAAAATCCTTAATAAGCAGTCACAAAGGAACTCATGGTTTGAGGTCAACAATCAATTTCTCAATGCTCTATTTACTCTCATGTGTCTATACCAACATCCAAAGCGGTTCCACCATCTTGTGCTTCTTTGTAGGTGGAAGCCAAAAGACATCATAATACTAAGAAAATTATACTGTAAGAATGGCACTTGCAAGCCTCATGAGTGGTTCCATATGATGGTGGTAGTTGTGTTACTCCATGTTAATTGCTTTGCTCAGTATGCACTTTGTGGCCTTAATTGGGGTTTCAATAGATCTGAAAGACCTGTTGTTGGGGTTGGTATATGCATCTCCATTGCAATTGCTGCTCCAGCACTTGCAGGAGTTTATTGCATTGCAAGCCCTTTAGGAAAAGAATATGAAACTGAAGAAGCAGCACAGAATCATATTCCCACTAGTAACacatttgcttcaagaaatgATCATAGTCTTGTTGAGTACACACCTCAATGGAGAGGGGGACTATTTGATCTTTGGGACAATCTTTCTGTGGCATGTCTCACTCTCTTTTGTAGTTTTTGTGTCTTTGGAAGGAATATGGAAAGACAAAATTTTGGTAACAAGTATGTTCACATTGCAACTTTCCTCCTCTTCTGTGTGGCTCCCTTTTGGATCTTCAACATGGCTACCATCAATATTGATGATGAACCAGTGAGATTAGTTCTGGGGTTATTGGGTATATTTCTTTGTGTGTTTGGTTTACTCTATGGTGGCTATTGGAGGATTCAAATGAGGGAAAGATTTAACTTGCCACCAAATAAACTTTGTTGTGGAAAGCCAGCAGTGACAGATTGCATACAGTGGCTATTTTGTTGCTGGTGTTCCCTTGCACAAGAAGTAAGAACTGCAGAATCCTATGACATAGTTGAAGACAAATTTTTCTGCAAAAAACAGACTCAAAGTTGTGTTCAGCTTGCACTGAACTCATTGCCTCCTGAAGATAAAGCTCCTCAAGTTACATCAATGTCCACTTCTTCATTTTGGAGCAGTCATAGTTTCAACAAGATCTGGTCTGAAGAGTCAAAAGATCATTCAAGTCTCTCAGAAATTGAGTTttcaagagaaagaaaacaaaatgttaTGGAAGTGCCTATTCCTCTAACAATTCAAATTGATGATAATGATATCAAATGA